TGAAAGAGTTAGGTGTACGTTGGGGCATTTTTAATCCGACTGAGGCTGCCCATCGAGTGAGTGGCAGTCTAGATGCGAATGGTTTTAGTAATATCAGTAATAATTTAAATGTGAATTTTGCGACAACAGTCACGCCAGCTGGCTCATTAGCACTTCAAGTCGCTAAAATTAATGGCCGATTATTAGACTTAGAATTGACTGCACTTGAACGTGAAAATAACGTAGAAATTATTGCGAGCCCTCGCTTACTCACGACCAATAAGAAAAGTGCAAGTATCAAACAAGGGACGGAAATTCCTTATGTAGTGACGAACGGGAAAAATGACACCCAATCAGTGGAGTTTCGAGAAGCTGTGTTGGGATTGGAAGTCACACCGCATATTTCAAAGGATAATAATATCTTATTGGATTTATTAGTCAGTCAAAATTCCCCGGGAAACCGTGTGGCTTATGGGCAAGGTAACGAAGTCGTGTCTATTGATAAACAAGAAATTAATACACAAGTTTTTGCTAAAGATGGGGAAACGATTGTATTAGGTGGTGTATTCCACGATACGATCACAAAAGGAATTGATAAAGTGCCGCTATTGGGTGATATTCCAGGTATTAAGCGCTTATTTAGTAAGGAAAGTGAACGTCATCAAAAGCGAGAGCTTGTAATTTTTGTGACTCCTCATATTTTAAAACAAGGTGAAAGAATGGAAATGGCTAAGAAAGAAAAGCATTTTAAGCAAATTGAAAAAGCGAAAAAATAAAGTGCGGTCAATTTCTCTGATGTTTTCTCATTTTTTTCAATTTAGCTGTGTGTATTGCAAGGGATCTATTCATCTTGGTCGAAATGGATTGTGCAGTCGATGTCAGAAGCAAATTAAAACTTTCCCTTATTGTGGGCGATGTGGTTCACCCTTGCAGCATTATGCAATGGGCTGTGGACATTGTTTGAGAAATGAACCCGCTTGGGATCGTATTGTGATTATTGGGCATTACCTCGAACCGCTTTCTTCACTTATTCATCGTTTTAAATTTCAAAAACAGTTTTGGTTAGATCGCTGTTTATCGCGTTTGCTTTATCTTGCGGTGAGAGAGGCAAGACGAACGCATGAGCTCTTTCTGCCACAGGCGATTATCCCTGTACCGCTATATCATTTTCGACAGTGGCAACGTGGCTATAACCAGGCTGATTTATTAGCGAACTGGTTGAGTCGTTGGTGTGATGTGCCTAACTGTCATCATGTGGTGAAACGAATTAAACACACCCACACTCAGCGAGGTTTAAGTGCGAAAGATCGACGATATAATCTACAAAATGCTTTTACAGTGAATACCAAAAAGTCTTTTCCTTATGAACGTGTTGCGTTGGTGGATGATGTGATTACAACCGGCTCAACGTTGGCAGAGATAGCCAAACAGCTTCGAAAATTAGGCGTAAAAGAAATTCAAGTGTGGGGCTTAGCGAGAGCCTAAATTTTTAAAGATAGGATTTATCTATATTTATAAAAATAGGAATAAATATAGAAAAAATTACCATATAGGAGTATCATTCTTGATATATTGCATCAAGTATTAGGATTTTATTTATGGAACAAATTTTTATTTCAGATGCTGCACAAGCACATTTTCGGAAACTTTTAGATACACAAGAAGAAGGTACCAATATTCGTATTTTTGTTGTGAATCCGGGTACGCCAGGAGCAGAATGTGGCGTGTCTTATTGCCCACCAAATTCAGTTGAAGCGACTGATACTGAAATGAAATACGATACTTTTTCAGCATTTGTAGATGAAATTAGTTTACCGTTTTTAGAAGATGCGGAAATTGATTATGTAACAGAAGAGCTCGGTGCTCAGCTTACTTTAAAAGCACCTAACGCAAAAATGCGTAAAGTTGCAGATGATGCGCCTTTAATTGAGCGCGTAGAGTACGTGATCCAAACACAAATCAACCCACAATTAGCCAGCCATGGCGGTAAAATCACGTTAATTGAAATTACCGATGATGGTTATGCTGTTCTACAATTTGGTGGTGGCTGTAACGGTTGTTCAATGGTTGATGTCACCTTAAAAGACGGGGTGGAGAAACAGTTAGTTTCGCTCTTCCCGAATGAATTAAAAGGTGCACGAGACGTAACAGAACACCAACGTGGTGAACATTCTTATTATTAAGAATAGAAGAAAAAAGAGGGCGAATGATTCGCCCTTTTATTTTTTAAGCGGCAGATAATTTCTGTAACAACCTATCCATCGCCCGATATCCTAGCGCTTCTGCTAAATGAGGTTGTTGTATTTCTTTGTCACCATTTAAATCAGCAATTGTGCGTGAGACTTTTAAAATCCGATGATAGGCTCTCACTGAAAGTCCAAGCTTGTTCAGTGCATTCTCAAGGAATAATGAATCTTTATCTTGTAATTTACAGTCTCGTTCAATTTCTTTGCTTGAAAGATACGCATTGATTTTACCGGCTCGAGCAAGTTGCATTTCCCTCACTTTTAACACTTTTTCTCGTACTTGTTGGCTTGTCTGACCTCTATCTCCTGTATTCTGTAAGCTGCCTTGTGGCAGAAGCGGTACTTCAATAGATAAATCAAAGCGATCTAAAAATGGCCCCGAAAGTCGGTTTAAATAACGCATCACTTGCTGTGGCGAGGTGCGATTATGTGTTCCAGTGTAATGCCCGGTTGGACTTGGATTCATCGCGGCAACGAGTTGAAAACGAGCGGGGAATTGGATTTTTGCATTGGCACGTGAAATAATAATTTCTCCACTTTCTAATGGCTGGCGAAGTGCATCAAGCACTTTACGCTCAAACTCAGGCAATTCATCAAGAAAAAGTACGCCGTTATGTGCGAGCGATATTTCGCCTGGTTTGGGAATGGTTCCTCCACCTACTAAGGCAGGTAATGAGGCGCTATGATGTGGTGCTCGAAACGGACGTTGTTTCCAGTTATGAAAATTTAATTCATTTTGTACTAAACTCGTAACCGAAGCGGTTTCAATCGCTTCTAAATCCGTCATTTCAGGTAGCAATGCAGTGAGACGACTTGCCAACATGGTTTTACCCGTCCCAGGTGGCCCTAAAAAGAGTAGGTTGTGCTGGCCTGCGGCAGCTATTGTCAGTGCTCGTTTAGCGTGTTGCTGACCAATAATATCGGTCAAATCTAAGTGATTTTTAGCTGAAAATCCGACCTCACTTTCTTGTGCGAGTAATGAGGCCAAAGGTAATTTTTCTTGATTATTTAAGAATTGCACAACTTCTAACAGGTTTTTAGCGAAATAAGTCTCTTGCTCTGAGACAAGTGAAGCTTCATTGGCATTTTGATAAGCGATAATGGGGGCGCGTTTCGCTTTTTGTGCTGCTAAAATAGCAGGAATCACACCGTGTACACCGCGTAATTCACCCGTTAATGCAAGTTCACCAACGAATTCAAACTGTTTTAAACGGCTGCCATCAAGTTGATCTGATGCAGCTAAAATACCGATTGCAATGGGTAAATCAAATTGTCCCCCTTCTTTGGGTAGATCGGCGGGTGCAAGGTTAACGGTGATACGTTTGGCAGGATATTTGAACTGGGCATTTATTAATGCACTTCTGACACGATCTTGCGCTTCTTTTACGGTTTTTTCAGGTAGACCAACTAAGGTAAATCCAGGCTTTCCGTTACTTAAGTGTACCTCAATGGTAACAAGAGGGGCTTGTACACCCATTGATGCACGGCTATAAACAATGGCAAGAGACATTCAGATTCCTTAAAGTGCGGTCAAAAATAATTAGATTTTCGCACTATAAAAAAAGCACAGAATGAAATCATGCATCCTATGCTTTTTTTGCGATCGAGATCGCAGAAATCATTTTTTTCTTGATAAAAAGCTACACAAAAAGTGGGGCAAACCAACCATCTAATTTGGCCGCTAATTTATCAATACCAATTTTATTTTGTGCAGAAAAAGCCTCGACTTGAATATCACCTTGGAAGGGTAAAATAGCTTCACGCACCATTTTGACTTGTTTGCTACGTGCGCTTTGGCTGAGTTTATCCGCTTTAGTTAAAAGTAACATAACCGATAAATCAGCAGAAACAGCCCATTCAATCATTTGTTGGTCGAGATCTTTTAAAGGGTGGCGAATATCCATTAAAACAACAAGTCCGCCTAAACATTCGCGTTTTTGCAAATATTCCCCAAGGGATTTTTGCCACTCGATTTTCATTTTCTCAGGAACAGCAGCATAACCATAGCCGGGTAAGTCCACCAGTTTACAATTCGGCTCTACTTCAAAAAGGTTGATGAGCTGTGTACGACCAGGTGTTTTAGACGTTCTGGCTAAGCTTTTTTGATTGGTTAATGCATTAAGTGCGGTTGATTTTCCTGCATTTGAGCGTCCTGAAAAAGCAATTTCAATCCCTGTATCTTCTGGGATAGAACGAATATTGGGCGCACTCGTGAGAAAATGAGTTTTATGATAATTCAGTTTAATTTCAGACATAATAGTTCCTTTTATCAATTGACCCTAGCATATCACAAATAAAAAATTGCTGAAATGATGAGAGAATGCGGACTTTGCATGATTTAAACATTTTTAATTAATTAGGTATTCCACAAGAATATCAAAATAAATCGCGTTTTATTCAAAATTCTCATATGTTGTAGAATTTGTAATTTAAATTCTCTTGTGCAGTGTTTATTTATAAAAAAATCTGCATCTCAATTGTTGGTTGGTGAGTCCAACTTTGGGGGATGCAGATCATTTTAACCGCACTTTTTGCTTTATAAGACTTTTAAACAAGCCACAAAATGGCTGTTGTTTTGGCTGGTGAAAGGTGGTTTTTGTTTCGCACAATTTTCATCAGCTTTCAGACAGCGGGTACGGAACACGCAACCAGACGGCGGATTAATTGGCGAAGGCAAATCACCTTCAAGTAATTCGATGGATTTATTGCGTTCCAATTTTGGATCGGGAATTGGAACTGCAGACATTAAGGCTTTGGTATAAGGATGTTTGGTATTGTTATATACCTCCTCATCGCTGCCTAATTCCATGGCATTGCCTAAATACATCACCAACACGCGGTCAGAAATATGTTTTACCACCGCTAAATCATGAGCGATAAAAATTAAGGAAAGCCCCATTTCTTTTTGCAGGGATTTCAATAAATTCACCACTTGAGCCTGAATCGACACATCTAACGCAGAAACGGGTTCATCACAAATGATCATTTTAGGCTCAATGATTAACGCGCGAGCAATACCGATACGCTGACATTGGCCCCCTGAAAACTCATGCGGATAGCGGTTAATCAAGTTGGGTAAAAGCCCGACTTTCAACATCATTGCTTGCACTTTTTCTTTCACTTCTGCAGCACTTAAGTGCGGTTGGTAGATCTTTAATGGCTCAGCAATGATTTCGCCAATATTCATTCGCGGATTGAGAGAGGCGAGCGGGTCTTGGAAAATCATTTGAATGTCTTTACGCGTTTCTTTCCATTGTTTTGCTGATTGTTTTCGTAAATTTTTACCAAGCCACAAGATTTCCCCTTCACTCGCTTCGACTAAACCGATAATAGCGCGTGCAAGTGTGGATTTACCGCAACCAGATTCACCCACTACGCCGAGGGTTTCACCCGCGTAAAGTTTAAAAGACACATCCTTCACTGCTTTTAAGGTTTGCGGTTTGGCGAAGAAAAGAGATTTCTCATTTTTAATTTTAAAACTGACGCCTAAGTGATTGACTTCAAGGAGTAATTCTTTGTTGTTTGAGACTGTCATAGGGTAAATTTCTCCACGGGTAACCAACAATTGCGTAATTGACCTTCATTAAATGCGGTCAGTTTTGGCGCAGTTTGGCATTGTTCGGTAGCAAATTGGCAACGTGGTGAGAACGGGCAACCTTTTGGCAAATGCAGTAAATTCGGTGGATTACCAGGAATGGTTACCAAGTGTTCTTCATTGCCGTCTAAGCGAGGAATCGCATCCATTAAGCCAATGGAATAAGGATGAGTCGGATGATAGAAAATTTGTTCTGCCGTGCCGTATTCCATGGTTCGTCCAGCATACATCACCATGACTTGATCGCAGATACCTGCCACTACACCAAGATCATGGGTAATCATAATAATCGCAGTATTAAATTCGCGTTTTAACTCATTTAACAAGGTCATGATTTGTGCTTGAACCGTCACGTCCAAAGCAGTGGTTGGTTCATCAGCAATGAGTAGTTTTGGACGACATAGTAAGGCCATCGCAATCATCACTCGTTGACGCATACCACCCGAAAATTCATGAGGATACATGCCCATGCGTTTTTTTGCTTCTGGCATTTTAACTGCATCCAACATTTTCACGGATTCGGCAAAGGCAGTTTGTTTATCATAACCTTTGTGCAGTTGCAGCACTTCAATGAGTTGTTCACCGATTTTCATGTATGGGTTGAGTGATGTCATTGGATCTTGGAAAATCATGGAAATTTGCTCGGCGCGGATTTTATTCAACTCAGCATTCGGTAAATTAACTAATTCTTTACCTTCAAAAATGGCCGAACCTTCCACTTCACCGTTGGCTGCCAATAAACCCATTAAAGCAAAGGCTGTTTGTGACTTACCAGAACCACTTTCACCTACAATACCGAGCGTACTCCCAGCATTAAGCGTAAAGTTTAACTCATTCACTGCTGTGACGACGCCATCTGGTGTTTTGAAGCGAACGTAGAGATTTTTTACATCTAATAAAGGATTCATTATTCGCTCCTATCTATCTTTCGGATCGAGTGCATCACGCAACCCGTCACCGATAAAGTTAAAACAAAATAGGGTAAGGCAAAGGAAAAATGCCGGGAAAATTAATAACCAAGGCGAGACCTCCATTTGTGCAGCTCCATCACTTAAGAGTGCACCCCAGCTACTCATTGGCTCTTGAGTCCCTAATCCTAAGAAACTTAAGAATGATTCAAATAGAATGAGTCCAGGTACTTCAAGTGAGGCATACACTGCTACTAAGCCTAATACATTCGGAATAATGTGTTTCAAAATGATTTGGCGACGAGGTACGCCACAAACAATGGCGGCTTCGACGAATTCTTTATTTTTTAGGCTGAGGGTTTGTCCACGCACGATACGTGCAAGACCAAGCCAAGCAATGGCCCCGATTGCGATAAAAATTAAGAAAATGTTTTGGCCAAAAAGGGTCACTAACAAAATGACGAAAAACATAAATGGAAATGAGCTGAGAATCTCTAAAAAGCGCATCATCAACATATCTGTTTTACCGCCTACATAACCGGAAATAGCCCCATAAATTGTGCCTATAGTTACGGAAATGAAAGCACCAGCAATACCGACCAATAAGGAAATACGTCCACCGATAGCAGTACGTACCAATAAGTCGCGACCCGAGGCATCGGTACCGAAGAAGTGATAGCCTTCCATTGTTGGTGGGGAGCTCATCATATTCCAATCGGTATCTTCATAGGTAAAGGGGAAGAACCAAGGCGCTACGGTAATAAATACAATAATAAACGCTAGAATAATCAGACTGGCAACGGCCGCTTTGTTGCGGAAAAAACGGCGTTTCGCATCTTGCCATAGACTGCGGCCTTCTAGTTGCATTTCTTCAATACGGTCAGCCACTTGTTCCACAAAATCCGCATTTTTCTGATTAATCGGCTGAGTACGATAATCTGTCATAACTTATCCTTAATAACGAATTTTTGGATCGATGATGGCGTATAAAATATCCACAATCGCATTAAATAAAATGGTTAATGTGCCCACTAAAATAGTGAGACTCAAAACTAAAGAATAATCGCGGTTTAATGCGCCGTTTACAAATAATAACCCCATGCCAGGTAAACCAAATACGCTTTCGATAACCATTGAGCCGGTAATAATCCCTACGAAAGCGGGGCCTAAATAGGTTATCACGGGTAAAAGAGCAGGGCGCAAAGCATGTTTTAAAATGATTCTTGAAGTAGAAAGTCCTTTAGCTTTGGCGGTCCGAATAAAGTTGGAATGCAGCACTTCAATCATCGAGCCACGCATGATACGCGCAATCCCTGCAACATAAGCGATAGTTAAGGAGGCTACAGGTAAGATCATATACATAGCGGTACCTCCGTTCCAACCGCCAGCGGGTAGCCATCCCAAATAAATGGCGAAAATCAGCACTAAGACTGGTGCGAAGACGAAGCTTGGCATAATGACGCCAAGCATCGAGAAACTCATCAAAATATAATCCCAACGACTATTTTGATTGAGCGCAGCGAGCGTACCCGCTGTTACCCCTAATACGACAGCAAAGGCGAAGGCCACCATGCCCAATTTAATGGAAACCGGGAAAGCAGACGCGATTAAATCATTGACTGATTGGTCTTTATATTTAAAAGAGGGACCAAAATCTCCTTTGGAAAGATTTTCTAAATAAAGGAAATATTGTTTATATAATGGTTCATTTAAATGATACTTCGCTTCGATATTCGCCAT
This is a stretch of genomic DNA from Haemophilus parainfluenzae. It encodes these proteins:
- a CDS encoding type IV pilus secretin PilQ — translated: MIDDELEGTLSLQLDNVDFDRLLRAVAKIKGLSFYQENDIYYLGKASQHEQYTEKMDEPVAIVGESLPSEMPLVSTTVKLHFAKASDVMKSLTTGSGSLLSPSGTITFDDRSNVLLIQDDARSIKNIKKLIAELDKPIEQIVIEARIVTITDESLKELGVRWGIFNPTEAAHRVSGSLDANGFSNISNNLNVNFATTVTPAGSLALQVAKINGRLLDLELTALERENNVEIIASPRLLTTNKKSASIKQGTEIPYVVTNGKNDTQSVEFREAVLGLEVTPHISKDNNILLDLLVSQNSPGNRVAYGQGNEVVSIDKQEINTQVFAKDGETIVLGGVFHDTITKGIDKVPLLGDIPGIKRLFSKESERHQKRELVIFVTPHILKQGERMEMAKKEKHFKQIEKAKK
- a CDS encoding ComF family protein is translated as MFSHFFQFSCVYCKGSIHLGRNGLCSRCQKQIKTFPYCGRCGSPLQHYAMGCGHCLRNEPAWDRIVIIGHYLEPLSSLIHRFKFQKQFWLDRCLSRLLYLAVREARRTHELFLPQAIIPVPLYHFRQWQRGYNQADLLANWLSRWCDVPNCHHVVKRIKHTHTQRGLSAKDRRYNLQNAFTVNTKKSFPYERVALVDDVITTGSTLAEIAKQLRKLGVKEIQVWGLARA
- the nfuA gene encoding Fe-S biogenesis protein NfuA produces the protein MEQIFISDAAQAHFRKLLDTQEEGTNIRIFVVNPGTPGAECGVSYCPPNSVEATDTEMKYDTFSAFVDEISLPFLEDAEIDYVTEELGAQLTLKAPNAKMRKVADDAPLIERVEYVIQTQINPQLASHGGKITLIEITDDGYAVLQFGGGCNGCSMVDVTLKDGVEKQLVSLFPNELKGARDVTEHQRGEHSYY
- a CDS encoding YifB family Mg chelatase-like AAA ATPase, which gives rise to MSLAIVYSRASMGVQAPLVTIEVHLSNGKPGFTLVGLPEKTVKEAQDRVRSALINAQFKYPAKRITVNLAPADLPKEGGQFDLPIAIGILAASDQLDGSRLKQFEFVGELALTGELRGVHGVIPAILAAQKAKRAPIIAYQNANEASLVSEQETYFAKNLLEVVQFLNNQEKLPLASLLAQESEVGFSAKNHLDLTDIIGQQHAKRALTIAAAGQHNLLFLGPPGTGKTMLASRLTALLPEMTDLEAIETASVTSLVQNELNFHNWKQRPFRAPHHSASLPALVGGGTIPKPGEISLAHNGVLFLDELPEFERKVLDALRQPLESGEIIISRANAKIQFPARFQLVAAMNPSPTGHYTGTHNRTSPQQVMRYLNRLSGPFLDRFDLSIEVPLLPQGSLQNTGDRGQTSQQVREKVLKVREMQLARAGKINAYLSSKEIERDCKLQDKDSLFLENALNKLGLSVRAYHRILKVSRTIADLNGDKEIQQPHLAEALGYRAMDRLLQKLSAA
- the yihA gene encoding ribosome biogenesis GTP-binding protein YihA/YsxC yields the protein MSEIKLNYHKTHFLTSAPNIRSIPEDTGIEIAFSGRSNAGKSTALNALTNQKSLARTSKTPGRTQLINLFEVEPNCKLVDLPGYGYAAVPEKMKIEWQKSLGEYLQKRECLGGLVVLMDIRHPLKDLDQQMIEWAVSADLSVMLLLTKADKLSQSARSKQVKMVREAILPFQGDIQVEAFSAQNKIGIDKLAAKLDGWFAPLFV
- the oppF gene encoding murein tripeptide/oligopeptide ABC transporter ATP binding protein OppF; translation: MTVSNNKELLLEVNHLGVSFKIKNEKSLFFAKPQTLKAVKDVSFKLYAGETLGVVGESGCGKSTLARAIIGLVEASEGEILWLGKNLRKQSAKQWKETRKDIQMIFQDPLASLNPRMNIGEIIAEPLKIYQPHLSAAEVKEKVQAMMLKVGLLPNLINRYPHEFSGGQCQRIGIARALIIEPKMIICDEPVSALDVSIQAQVVNLLKSLQKEMGLSLIFIAHDLAVVKHISDRVLVMYLGNAMELGSDEEVYNNTKHPYTKALMSAVPIPDPKLERNKSIELLEGDLPSPINPPSGCVFRTRCLKADENCAKQKPPFTSQNNSHFVACLKVL
- a CDS encoding ABC transporter ATP-binding protein, yielding MNPLLDVKNLYVRFKTPDGVVTAVNELNFTLNAGSTLGIVGESGSGKSQTAFALMGLLAANGEVEGSAIFEGKELVNLPNAELNKIRAEQISMIFQDPMTSLNPYMKIGEQLIEVLQLHKGYDKQTAFAESVKMLDAVKMPEAKKRMGMYPHEFSGGMRQRVMIAMALLCRPKLLIADEPTTALDVTVQAQIMTLLNELKREFNTAIIMITHDLGVVAGICDQVMVMYAGRTMEYGTAEQIFYHPTHPYSIGLMDAIPRLDGNEEHLVTIPGNPPNLLHLPKGCPFSPRCQFATEQCQTAPKLTAFNEGQLRNCWLPVEKFTL
- the oppC gene encoding oligopeptide ABC transporter permease OppC, with the protein product MTDYRTQPINQKNADFVEQVADRIEEMQLEGRSLWQDAKRRFFRNKAAVASLIILAFIIVFITVAPWFFPFTYEDTDWNMMSSPPTMEGYHFFGTDASGRDLLVRTAIGGRISLLVGIAGAFISVTIGTIYGAISGYVGGKTDMLMMRFLEILSSFPFMFFVILLVTLFGQNIFLIFIAIGAIAWLGLARIVRGQTLSLKNKEFVEAAIVCGVPRRQIILKHIIPNVLGLVAVYASLEVPGLILFESFLSFLGLGTQEPMSSWGALLSDGAAQMEVSPWLLIFPAFFLCLTLFCFNFIGDGLRDALDPKDR
- the oppB gene encoding oligopeptide ABC transporter permease OppB, whose protein sequence is MLKFIFKRLLEALPTLFILITFSFFLMRLAPGSPFTSERAYPPEVMANIEAKYHLNEPLYKQYFLYLENLSKGDFGPSFKYKDQSVNDLIASAFPVSIKLGMVAFAFAVVLGVTAGTLAALNQNSRWDYILMSFSMLGVIMPSFVFAPVLVLIFAIYLGWLPAGGWNGGTAMYMILPVASLTIAYVAGIARIMRGSMIEVLHSNFIRTAKAKGLSTSRIILKHALRPALLPVITYLGPAFVGIITGSMVIESVFGLPGMGLLFVNGALNRDYSLVLSLTILVGTLTILFNAIVDILYAIIDPKIRY